The following are from one region of the Vibrio rarus genome:
- a CDS encoding vWA domain-containing protein, whose amino-acid sequence MIEFEYPIAFTLLCLPFAVYWLLPIYKESKSAIQVPFFDRLIAVSSHEPSETAVKMSRRKVQWLLVIISYLALVAAIAKPMWVGEPIEQKKSAREIMVALDLSGSMSEEDFADKDGNKHDRLTIAKQVLREFADQREHDRLGLILFADSAYVQAPFTEDINVWQSLLEDVELGYAGFQTAFGDAIGLSIAVFEQEQSRQRVMILLTDGDDTSSKMPPVKAAEIAAKYGVKIYTIAIGDPSTKGRYKMDLPTLEKVSAATGGQMFHAMDRKQLEQAYATIDELEQQEFELLTHRPKHSLHHYAFGVCLLSNLLAALILFGANLHRQRKIKRVIRRREELTND is encoded by the coding sequence ATGATTGAATTTGAATACCCAATAGCGTTTACACTGCTCTGTTTACCCTTTGCTGTGTATTGGCTATTGCCTATTTACAAAGAATCAAAAAGCGCGATTCAAGTGCCCTTTTTTGATCGACTGATTGCCGTTTCTTCGCATGAGCCCTCTGAAACGGCGGTCAAGATGAGCCGTCGTAAAGTTCAATGGCTATTGGTCATCATCAGCTACCTGGCGTTAGTGGCCGCGATCGCCAAACCCATGTGGGTAGGCGAACCTATCGAACAAAAGAAGTCTGCTCGAGAAATCATGGTTGCACTTGATCTCTCCGGCTCAATGTCAGAGGAAGACTTTGCCGATAAAGACGGCAATAAACACGACCGTTTAACCATTGCAAAGCAGGTTTTACGTGAGTTTGCCGATCAGCGAGAGCATGACCGATTAGGGTTAATATTATTTGCCGACTCAGCTTATGTTCAAGCGCCCTTTACTGAAGATATCAATGTGTGGCAATCGCTACTCGAAGACGTTGAGCTTGGCTACGCCGGATTTCAAACCGCTTTTGGTGATGCGATTGGCTTATCAATTGCCGTATTCGAACAAGAACAGAGCCGCCAACGAGTGATGATTTTGCTAACCGATGGTGATGACACAAGCTCGAAAATGCCACCGGTTAAAGCCGCTGAAATCGCAGCGAAATATGGCGTGAAGATTTACACCATTGCCATTGGTGATCCGAGTACCAAAGGTCGCTACAAAATGGATCTGCCAACCTTGGAGAAAGTATCAGCCGCAACTGGCGGGCAGATGTTTCATGCCATGGATCGAAAACAACTCGAACAAGCTTACGCAACGATAGACGAACTTGAACAGCAGGAGTTTGAGCTGTTGACCCATCGTCCTAAACACAGCTTGCACCACTATGCGTTTGGCGTATGCCTGCTGAGCAACCTACTCGCCGCCTTGATCCTGTTTGGTGCTAATCTGCATCGCCAACGAAAAATAAAGCGTGTTATTCGCCGCAGAGAGGAGCTCACCAATGACTGA
- a CDS encoding DUF4381 domain-containing protein, which produces MTTNTGLEPLQPENVNPLMASLSEPSLPESISWLPNAPGWYWLLFVLFCMALYRVYLEVQKYLANTYRRAALVELEQLSLEVQSGDSSSFQKLPQLLRRTALYAFPRAEIAPLTGLDWEKWLDDHCTKRPVSSAFSASELSGVLAQLAYSPAATLTEEKRNAIMENVALWIKHHEVSHD; this is translated from the coding sequence AATGTGAATCCCTTGATGGCTTCATTGTCTGAGCCTTCTTTACCAGAAAGTATCTCGTGGCTACCGAATGCACCAGGCTGGTACTGGTTGCTGTTCGTGCTGTTTTGCATGGCGCTGTATCGCGTCTATTTAGAGGTTCAGAAGTACCTTGCAAACACTTACCGACGCGCTGCTTTAGTTGAGCTCGAACAGCTTTCTTTAGAGGTCCAATCCGGTGATAGCTCTTCATTTCAAAAGCTGCCACAACTGCTACGAAGAACCGCACTGTACGCTTTCCCTCGCGCCGAAATTGCGCCTTTGACGGGGCTGGATTGGGAAAAGTGGCTAGATGACCATTGCACCAAGCGCCCAGTTTCATCGGCGTTCTCAGCATCTGAACTCTCAGGCGTACTTGCTCAACTCGCCTATTCTCCTGCAGCAACATTAACGGAAGAAAAACGAAACGCCATCATGGAGAACGTTGCACTTTGGATAAAACATCACGAGGTGTCTCATGATTGA